In the genome of Eschrichtius robustus isolate mEscRob2 chromosome 12, mEscRob2.pri, whole genome shotgun sequence, one region contains:
- the PXDC1 gene encoding PX domain-containing protein 1, which produces MASAVFEGTSLVNMFVRGCWVNGIRRLIVSRRGDEEEFFEIRTEWSDRSVLYLHRSLADLGRLWQRLRDAFPEDRPELALAPLREGLVAIKDAHDIETRLNEVEKLLKAVISMPRKYSRSEVVLTFFERSPLDQVLKNDNVHKIQPSFQSPVKISEIMRSNGFCLANTETIVIDHSIPNGKDQHAAVDPSEHLFENGGEFASELEDGDDPGAYVTNLSYYHLVPFETDILD; this is translated from the exons ATGGCCTCGGCGGTGTTTGAGGGCACGTCGCTCGTGAACATGTTCGTGCGGGGCTGCTGGGTGAACGGCATCCGCCGGCTCATCGTCAGCCGGCGCGGCGACGAGGAGGAGTTCTTCGAGATCCGCACCGAGTGGTCGGACCGCAGCGTGCTCTACCTGCACCGCAGCCTGGCCGACCTGGGCCGCCTGTGGCAGCGCCTCCGCGACGCCTTCCCCGAGGACCGGCCCGAGCTGGCGCTCGCGCCGCTGCGCGAAG GGCTGGTCGCCATAAAGGACGCCCACGACATCGAGACCAGGCTTAACGAAGTGGAGAAGCTGCTCAAGGCCGTCATCAGCATGCCGCGCAAG TATTCCAGGTCAGAAGTTGTGCTCACCTTCTTTGAAAGATCTCCCCTGGATCAGGTGTTAAAAAATGACAACGTCCATAAAATTCAACCCAGCTTTCAAAGTCCGGTGAAAATATCAG AAATCATGAGGTCCAATGGATTTTGCTTAGCAAATACGGAAACAATCGTTATTGACCACAGTATACCAAACGGAAAAGACCAGCACGCAGCTGTGGACCCCTCGGAGCACCT GTTTGAGAACGGCGGTGAGTTTGCCTCCGAGCTGGAGGATGGGGATGACCCAGGAGCTTATGTCACCAACCTGTCCTATTACCACCTGGTGCCTTTCGAGACGGACATTCTGGACTGA